In Pseudomonadota bacterium, the sequence CCGCGTCGGCGAGTTCGCGATCGGCACCAACGTGGCGCTCACGAAGCTCATAGGCAACCTGCTGCAGGACGAGAAGTTCCCCGGCGTGCACGTCGCGCTGGGCAGCCCCTACCCCGACAAGACCGGGGCCTCCTGGGAGAGCAAGGCGCACAACGACGGCGTGATGCGCGACCCGACGGTCGTCGTGGACGGCAGTACGATAATGGAGAGGGGCAGGTTCACGATATAGCCCGCAGCGGGGAGTTTCCGAGGAGCCCTCCATGGACCTGAGCCTCATGGCCGAGCCGTTCAAGATCAAGATGGTCGAGAGCATCAGGATGACCACCCGCGCGGATCGCGAGAAGGCGATCCGCGAGGCGGGCTACAACACGTTCCTCCTCAGGAGCGAGGACGTCTGGATCGATCTGCTCACGGACTCCGGCACTGCGGCGATGAGCGACTACCAGTGGGCGGGCATGATGCAGGGCGACGAGGCGTACGCAGGGAGCAGGAACTTCTATTTCATGGAAGAGGTGATCCGGGACGTCATGGGGTACAGGCACATCGTCCCGGCGCACCAGGGGCGCGGGGCCGAGAACATCCTCTCCAAGGCGATGATAAAGCCGGGCGACCACGTGGCCGGCAACATGTACTTCACGACAACGAGGCTGCACCAGGAGCTGGCGGGCGCCACCTTCCACGACGTCATCGTCGACGAGGCCAACGACCCGGGGGCCGAGCTCCCGTTCAAGGGCAACGCCGACATGGCGAAGCTCGAGCGGTTCATCGCGGAATTCGGGGCCGGGAACATACCCTACGTGAGCATCGGCGCGCCGGTGAACATGGCCGGCGGCCAGCCGGTCTCCATGGCGAACATCAAAGAGGTGTCGAAGCTCTGCCGCAGGCACGGCATCAAGGTCATCCTGGACGCCGCCCGCATCCTGGAGAACTGCTACTTCATACAAAAGCGCGAGAAGGGATTTGAGAAGAGGACCATCAAGGAGATCTGCCGCGAGTTCTGCTCCCACACCGACGGGTGCACGATGTCGGCAAAGAAGGACGCCTACGTGAACATGGGCGGATGGCTCGCGATGAACGACGAGGGGCTCTTCACGAGGGCCAAGGAGCTGGTCGTAGTCTACGAGGGGCTGCACACCTACGGCGGGATGGCGGGCCGGGACATGGAGGCGTGCGCGCGCGGCCTCAAGGAGGCTGCGGAGAGCGAGCACGTGGTGAGCTGGCGCGTGGGACAGGTCGAGCGCCTCGGCGAGATGCTCGTCGCGGCCGGCATACCGATAGTGAGGCCGGTGGGCGGGCATGCGGTGTTCCTCGACGCCAGGGCATTCCTCGACCACATCCCCCAGGACGAGTTCCCCGCGCAGACGCTCGCCGCCGCCATATACGTCGAGAGCGGAGTGCGCTCCATGGAGCGGGGCATCGTGTCCGCGGGCCGAGACCCGCTTACAGGGGAGAACCGCGTGCCCAGGCTCGAGCTGGTCAGGCTCGCCGTCCCCAGGCGCGCCTACACCAACTCGCACATGGACGTCGTCGCCGAGGCCGTGAAGATCGTCTGGCGGAAGAGAAGACAGGTGAAGGGGCTCAGGATGACCTACGAGCCCGGGGCGCTGCGCTTCTTCCAGGCCCGTTTCGAGCCGCTCTGAAAAAGGGAGCCGTTTGTTATAGCTTCTTTACGTTCGAACCTGCGAAGATTCGTGAAAAAACTGAAGGCGATCGGCGCGCCCGGCAGGATTCGAACCTGCGACCCTCTGATCCGTAGTCAGATACTCTAATCCGCTGAGCTACGGGCGCGCCGATCGCCCCCTCGTGAGGGGGCGCACCCTAAACCATGACCTCGAGTCCTGTCAAGGGCGAGGAGCCGCTTGCCTTGGCGGGCCATAGGTGGCATAACCCGTTGGGATTGCAAACAAAAGGGGGTTCTCATGATGCGGATATTCCACGGGGCGGTCGTCGCCGCGATCGTCATCATCGTCATGGGGACCGCCGTGGCCCATGAGCCGAATGCGGTGGACGGCTACTACGACCTGGGGCGAGGCGAGCTGCTCGTCACGGTCCAGCACCTTGTAAACGATCCGAAGGGCCACTTCATAAAAGAGGTTGTCGTGTACAAGGACGGGAAAGAGGCGGCGAGGAAGGATTTCAGCTTCCAGACCAGCCATCGCAACCAGACCATGCCCCCGTTCAAGATACCTGCGCAGGTCGGCGATTCGTTCAGGGTCGTTGCCCGCTGCAGCGTCTCGGGAGAGGCAGAGGCGACGATCGAGGTCGTGGACCGGAGGCCGGACGTACGGAAGCTGAACTGACCGGCGGCGATGCGGCCGGGCTCAGAACTGCAGGACCGTTGACAGCCGGACCATCCAGGCCATGTTCGCCTTGTCGTAGGGGATCGGCTCCACGATGTTGCCCGGATCGATGAGCTCGACGTCTATGCTGTACGCCCTGCCCGGCAAGAGAAACCCGATATCGAGCGCCGTGTAGAGGAAGTTGAAGAGCTGCGCCTCGGCCGATATGTCCATCTCGAGGCCGTACCAGCGCTGCCACATCGAGGTGGACGTCTCTGTGAGCGCAGGCCAGTTGCCGGCCTGCGGGATGAGGTCCGCGAAGTTTATGTTGGTGTTCTTCTTCGGGGCCCAGGCGGTGACGAACTTTCCTCCGATCTTGGCCCAGTTCGCCCACGGCGTGTCCTTGAACTCGAACTTGTGCTTGTACCCGGCGGTGAAGTAGAAGGCGTTGTTCACGTAGTTTGCAGTCACCGATTTGCCGCCCGCCAGGTACTCAGTGCCCCCTGTGCCCCCGGCCTTCTGCCCGTAGAGGGACGGCGTCGTGCCGAGCGGCATGTAGAACATCATGAGTGCGATGTTATAGTCGGGCCTGAAGCCGAACTCCGTTATCTTCGTGGAGAGCGGGTTCGGGTCGCCGGGCGCGTACCCGGCCTGGAACTTCCATTCCCCGCCGAAGCTGTAGTTGCCGGTGGCCTCGAAGGCGGCCATGAACGCGCTCATCGATTGCTTGGGCGGCAGCTGGATGATCCCGTCGCCCGCCCCCAGCCCTGTGAACGGGATGGCGTCGAGCGCGAGGCCGGTCGTGACGTCGCCGCCTAGATAGACGCCCTCGAGCTTGAAGGTGTAATTGCGCCACGTGTATCGCGCGTAGAGGTCGGCGAAATACAGCATCGTGTCGCCGTCGATGCCGGCCGCCACCTCGTTGCCGAGAGCGTCCTTGACGAACATGGTGGTCGCGCCGTCCTGGCCGTTGCGCCTCCTCAGGCCCCCGAAGAGCCCGACCGAGAACTCCGGCTGGTCGTACATGACCAGCGCAGCATACTGCTGCGCGTCTCGATTGTTCGACTCAGGGGCGGAGGCTAGCCCGGTGATGCGCGGGTCGAACTGCGCCTCGTAGGCGATGTCCCACAACACCCCGGCGGTTATCGCCCCGCCGCCTGAGAAGCCGTACTGCATGAGGTACATGATCCTGTCGGCGGTGTCGCCGAAGTCGCCCTGCAGCCCGTTGCCGTCGTTCTGGAAGATGCCCAGCCCCCAGTTCGACGGCTGGCGGCCGGCCCGGATCTTCCCTATCGGCGTGAGCACATCCATCCAAACGCGGCGCACGTTTATCGCGCCGTTCTCGCCCACTCGGTCCGGCCCCGCCATGTAGAAGGAGCCGGCGCCGGGCGGCAGCGTCTGTTCGCCCACGACCGGCGCTATTATGTTGAGCTCGCGCGTGCTCTCTGTGCCGAAGAGGACGTTGTCCAGGATGTCGAACGTCGAGTGCAGGGAGAGCCAGTCGTTGAGCTTGAGGGTCGGCTCGATCCTGAGCCTCATCTGGTTGTACTGGATGAAGCCGAAACGGTTGTTGTCGTAAACGAGATTGCTGTTGCTGCCCTGCAGGTCGAGGTTGTCGGCACCCACCACCCTGAGCCTGTAGTATCCGTGGCTCGAGAAGCTCATGGCCTGAGCCGCAGGGGAAACAGCGAGCGCGGCGAGGAGGGCTGCGCCAAAGATCGTTGATTTCACGGCTTTATTCATGAAAAGGGATGAAAGTGATCGTTTGCGCAAACCATATCCCCCGGGAAAAGTTGGTGCATTATAACACTTTGATTTTCTTGGGGTCAATAGGACTTCAGCGCGCAAGCCGGAGAGTGCGGATAAAAAAAGAGGTGGCTCCTTTCGGAACCACCTCTCCTCAAAACGTGGTGTTGCCCGATACCTAGTACATGTCTCCCATCCCGCCATGCGGCATCGGGGGCATGGCCTTCTCCTCCTTCGGCTTCTCGGTCACCATCGCCTCGGTGGTGATCATGAGGCCGGCGACTGAGGCTGCGTTCTGGAGCGCGGAGCGGACGACCTTCGTGGGGTCGATGATGCCGGAGGTCATGAGGTCCTCGTACTGGCAGGACTGGGCGTTGAACCCCTCGTTCGCCTTCGCGGCCTTTACGTGGTTCACCACCACCGCGCCTTCCCAGCCGGCGTTCTGCGCGATCCAGCGGCAGGGATACTCGGCGGCCCTGCGGATGATCTGCACTCCCTCCCACTCCTCTTCGGTGAGCTTCGCCTTGAAGTTGTCGAGGCCCGAGGTGGCCCTGATGAGTGCCACGCCGCCGCCGGCGACGATGCCTTCCTCGACCGCCGCGCGGGTAGCGTGGAGCGCGTCCTCTACGCGGGCCTTCTTCTCCTTCATCTCGGTCTCGGTGGCGGCCCCGACGTTGATGACCGCGACTCCGCCCACGAGCTTGGCGAGCCTCTCCTGAAGCTTCTCGCGGTCATAGTCGGAGGTCGTCTCCTCGATCTGCGCGCGGATCTGCTTGATGCGCCCCTCGATGGCGTCCTTGCTGCCTGCGCCGTCGACGATCGTGGTGTTCTCCTTGTCGATGGTGATGCGCTTCGCCTGGCCTAGGTCCTTTGTCGTCATGCTGTCGAGCTTGAAGCCGAGCTCCTCGGCGATGAAGCGGCCGCCGGTGAGGGTGGCTATGTCCTCGAGCATGGCCTTGCGGCGATCGCCGAAGCCCGGGGCCTTCACGGCCGCGACCTGGAGCGTGCCGCGCAGCTTGTTGACGACCAGCGTGGCCAGCGCCTCGCCCTCGATGTCCTCGGCGATGATGAGCAGGGGACGGCCGATCTTGGCGACCTGCTCGAGCACCGGCAGCAGGTCCTTCATGCTGGAGATCTTCTTCTCGTGGATGAGGATGAGCGGGTTCTCGAGGGCCGCCTCCATCCTCTCCGGGTCTGTCACGAAGTAGGGGGAGAGATAGCCGCGGTCGAACTGCATGCCCTCGACCACGTCGAGGGTGGTGTCCATGCCCTTGGCCTCTTCGACCGTGATGACGCCCTCCTTGCCCACCTTGCTCATCGCCTCGGCGATGATGCTGCCGATGGTCTCGTCGTTGTTGGCCGAGATGGTCCCGACCTGAGCGATCTCCTTCTGGTCCTTCGTCGGCTTGGAGTTCTTCTTGAGCTGGTCGATGGTGTACTCGACCGCCTTTTCGATGCCGCGCTTGAGGGCCATCGGGTTGTGGCCGGCCGCCACCAGCTTCGCGCCTTCATGATAGATGTACTGGGCCAGCACCGTGGCGGTGGTGGTGCCGTCGCCCGCGATGTCGGAGGTCTTGGAGGCCACTTCCTTGACCATCTGCGCGCCCATGTTCTCGAACTTGTCGCCGAGCTCTATCTCCTTGGCGACCGTCACTCCGTCCTTGGTGACTACCGGGCTGCCGAACGACTTGTCCAGCACGACGTTTCGGCCCTTGGGGCCCAGCGTGACCTTGACCGCGTCGGCCAGCGCGTTTACGCCGCGCAGGATCTTGTCGCGGGCGTCCTGACTGAAGAGCAGTTCCTTTGCTGACATTGTATCCTCCTTGGTGGTTTCGTTTGGGTTCGGTTATGCGCCTACGATCCCGAGGACGTCGTCCTCGCGCATGATCGTGTACTCGATGCCGTCGATCTTGATCTCGCTGCCCGCGTACTTGGTGAAGAGGATCTTGTCGCCGGTCTTCACCTCGAGCTTCACGGTCTGGCCGTTGTCCAGGATCTTGCCGTTGCCCACTGCGATGACCTTGCCCTCCTGCGGCTTCTCCTTGGCGGTGTCAGGGATGATGATCCCGCCCTTTGTCTTCTCCTCGTTGGTGAGGCGCTCTACGAGGATGCGGTCGTGAAGCGGTCTGATCTGTGCTCCCATATTCTTTCCTCCTTTGATAAGTGGCCTGTTTTGGGCTGCTTTTCACGGTTGGCACTCGACCCATTCGAGTGCTAACAACTGAGTTGCGGACCATATAATGCCTTATCAGCAACAGTCAAGGGGTTGTGGATAATTTTTTTGGCCCCTCTCCAACACGGCGCGTCAGCCAGACTTGACGCCGTGCATATTGGCATCTTTCGTGCGCCTGTATAGATAACCGGCCCATGATGACCAATTTAGTCAATAAATTCAGGCTGGTAATGCTTGGTGCCGCAGCGGCCGGTTTCCTTTTGCAGGCCTGCAACGGCACAAAGGCCCCTGTGTTCGTATCGCCGGACGGCAGCGTGATGGTCGGGATCAACGGGCCGGACGTGGATGAGAGGCTTGCCGAGGAGGCGTGGCAGAAGCGCCTCATCTTCCATGTGGGCCCGATCGATCTGCCCGCCGGGACAGCTGCGGAGGAGATGGAGGATGCGCCCCTGATCATGCGCTTCAATACAGGCGAGGACCTTTGGGTCACCGCGTTTGAGCCGAGGGTGGTGAGCGCAAGCGGGGCCGGGCTCCCGGGCGAGCTGCTCTCCCGCGCGATGCTCATAAACCTCCACGAGGAGAACGAGCTGTGCGGGCAGTCGGGCTCGGGCAACGCGGCCTTTGTGGCGACCTCCATGCTCACCGACGTCGAGCTCCCGCAGGGGTACGGGTATCCGGTCCTGGCCACCGATCCGCTCGAGGCCAGGGCGGTGCTCATGAACCGGACCGGGCAGGGCCATTCCGGGGTCTATTTCGAGATCACGCTGAAGGCGCGGCCGATGAACGAGTTCGCCAACCTCAAGGACGTGAAGCCGATGCTCGTCGAGTTCGACCCGTGCGGCCACGCCGCCGTCGACATAGAGCCGGGCGCTTTCTCCGAGCGCTCGGCCTCCTACAGGCTCTCGAAGGGGTCGAGGGTGATCATGGTCAACGGCGCGATGGGCGATCGGGGCGCCTCCATGGAACTCGTGGCAGGCTCGGAGATAGCCCCGTTCTGGCGCTCCGAGGCGACCCTGGACGAGGGGCAGGGGCTCGTGGCCCTCAGCGACAACCCGTTCGTTGACATGAGGACCACGCTCGCTGAGGGCGACGAGATAAAGTTCTCCGCTGCCTTTGACAACAGCTCAGGCGGGTGGCTCAGGGGCGCGACCGCAGCCGCCATGATGTACGTGAATCCTGCAGAATGACATCGGGTCCTTCGTCCTTGCCGTGGGACGACCCCCTTCGGGGGTCACTTCAGCTCAAACGTCACCGAAAGGGAGAGGCATGCGTTCTGAGGCAGGCTGGCCACGCCGGCTGCGCTCCTGACATGCTTGCCGTACGGCCCGAATATCTGGCCCATCAGGTCGCTCGCGCCGTCTATCACCCTGTCGTGATCCTTGAAGTCCGCCCCGCAGGCGACGAAAGCCTCGATGCTCACAACCCTCTTCACCCCGGCGAGCGACCCTCCGAGCTCGCGGCGCGCGCACGACAGGGCCATGACAGCAGCGGTCCGGGCCGCGAGCTTCGCCGCGTCCGTCTTGACCTCGATGCCGACTCGCCCCTGGTGGTGCAGCCTGCCCGATG encodes:
- a CDS encoding aminopeptidase, with amino-acid sequence RVGEFAIGTNVALTKLIGNLLQDEKFPGVHVALGSPYPDKTGASWESKAHNDGVMRDPTVVVDGSTIMERGRFTI
- a CDS encoding tyrosine phenol-lyase, producing the protein MDLSLMAEPFKIKMVESIRMTTRADREKAIREAGYNTFLLRSEDVWIDLLTDSGTAAMSDYQWAGMMQGDEAYAGSRNFYFMEEVIRDVMGYRHIVPAHQGRGAENILSKAMIKPGDHVAGNMYFTTTRLHQELAGATFHDVIVDEANDPGAELPFKGNADMAKLERFIAEFGAGNIPYVSIGAPVNMAGGQPVSMANIKEVSKLCRRHGIKVILDAARILENCYFIQKREKGFEKRTIKEICREFCSHTDGCTMSAKKDAYVNMGGWLAMNDEGLFTRAKELVVVYEGLHTYGGMAGRDMEACARGLKEAAESEHVVSWRVGQVERLGEMLVAAGIPIVRPVGGHAVFLDARAFLDHIPQDEFPAQTLAAAIYVESGVRSMERGIVSAGRDPLTGENRVPRLELVRLAVPRRAYTNSHMDVVAEAVKIVWRKRRQVKGLRMTYEPGALRFFQARFEPL
- the groL gene encoding chaperonin GroEL (60 kDa chaperone family; promotes refolding of misfolded polypeptides especially under stressful conditions; forms two stacked rings of heptamers to form a barrel-shaped 14mer; ends can be capped by GroES; misfolded proteins enter the barrel where they are refolded when GroES binds); amino-acid sequence: MSAKELLFSQDARDKILRGVNALADAVKVTLGPKGRNVVLDKSFGSPVVTKDGVTVAKEIELGDKFENMGAQMVKEVASKTSDIAGDGTTTATVLAQYIYHEGAKLVAAGHNPMALKRGIEKAVEYTIDQLKKNSKPTKDQKEIAQVGTISANNDETIGSIIAEAMSKVGKEGVITVEEAKGMDTTLDVVEGMQFDRGYLSPYFVTDPERMEAALENPLILIHEKKISSMKDLLPVLEQVAKIGRPLLIIAEDIEGEALATLVVNKLRGTLQVAAVKAPGFGDRRKAMLEDIATLTGGRFIAEELGFKLDSMTTKDLGQAKRITIDKENTTIVDGAGSKDAIEGRIKQIRAQIEETTSDYDREKLQERLAKLVGGVAVINVGAATETEMKEKKARVEDALHATRAAVEEGIVAGGGVALIRATSGLDNFKAKLTEEEWEGVQIIRRAAEYPCRWIAQNAGWEGAVVVNHVKAAKANEGFNAQSCQYEDLMTSGIIDPTKVVRSALQNAASVAGLMITTEAMVTEKPKEEKAMPPMPHGGMGDMY
- the groES gene encoding co-chaperone GroES; this encodes MGAQIRPLHDRILVERLTNEEKTKGGIIIPDTAKEKPQEGKVIAVGNGKILDNGQTVKLEVKTGDKILFTKYAGSEIKIDGIEYTIMREDDVLGIVGA
- a CDS encoding RidA family protein, with the translated sequence MDFDAKLTELFIEMQEPPSDKGSVQAAAQIGKTLIVGQALPYSSGRLHHQGRVGIEVKTDAAKLAARTAAVMALSCARRELGGSLAGVKRVVSIEAFVACGADFKDHDRVIDGASDLMGQIFGPYGKHVRSAAGVASLPQNACLSLSVTFELK